In one window of Hymenobacter nivis DNA:
- the pyrE gene encoding orotate phosphoribosyltransferase: MTPILTPDLPAAEVATILEAQLRQEDALLSGHFKLSSGLHSDTYVQCARFLRRPELAAPAMAVLAAQLRAAGLVPDTVVGPAMGGVVVSYELARQLGVPSLFTERDAQGEMTLRRGFTLRPGERVIIAEDVVTTGKSTLEVARVLGEMGVEVLAVASLIDRTGGAVKLPFPNFALLAVNAAVFDADHIPAHLAGVPALKPGSRPEKAA; this comes from the coding sequence ATGACCCCAATCCTCACCCCCGACCTGCCCGCCGCCGAAGTGGCCACCATCCTGGAAGCGCAGCTGCGCCAGGAAGATGCGCTGCTTAGTGGCCACTTCAAGCTATCGTCGGGCTTGCACTCGGATACATATGTGCAATGTGCGCGCTTTTTGCGGCGGCCCGAGCTGGCGGCCCCGGCCATGGCCGTGCTGGCGGCGCAGCTGCGGGCGGCCGGCCTGGTGCCCGATACCGTGGTGGGCCCCGCGATGGGCGGCGTGGTGGTGAGCTACGAGCTGGCCCGCCAGCTGGGCGTGCCCTCACTTTTTACGGAGCGCGACGCGCAGGGCGAAATGACCTTGCGGCGCGGGTTTACGCTGCGCCCGGGCGAGCGGGTAATCATTGCGGAAGACGTAGTTACGACCGGCAAGAGCACGCTGGAAGTAGCGCGGGTTTTGGGGGAGATGGGGGTGGAAGTTTTGGCGGTGGCCTCCTTAATTGACCGGACGGGTGGTGCGGTGAAGCTTCCGTTCCCGAACTTTGCCCTGTTGGCGGTGAACGCTGCCGTGTTTGACGCCGACCACATTCCAGCGCATCTGGCCGGAGTGCCGGCCTTGAAGCCGGGCAGCCGGCCCGAAAAGGCCGCGTAA
- a CDS encoding phosphoribosylaminoimidazolesuccinocarboxamide synthase — MNTLTHFASSQLPPLHRGKVRDSLRAPSGDRLIIVTDRLSAFDSVLETAIPYKGAVLNGLADFWFAKTAHIIPNHVLKLVDANAMLVKEAQPIKVEMVVRQYLTGSMWRGYQAGQRTFSGVTVPDGLTQNQAFPQAILTPTTKEESDREITPENLVSEGWVSKELYDQMGEKSLALFALGSQLLAEKGIILVDTKYEFGLLDGQLILIDEMHTPDSSRFWAADDYAANPLTATQMDKEYVRQWLIANKKDGQYPRALTPEVTQEASRRYLDIYQRITGQTLPAAETAEAGAPGSGRQDARARLVANLVQAGIMKEA; from the coding sequence ATGAATACCCTCACGCACTTCGCTTCCTCCCAACTCCCGCCCTTGCACCGTGGCAAGGTGCGCGACAGCCTCCGGGCCCCCTCCGGCGACCGCCTTATCATCGTGACGGACCGCCTTTCGGCGTTTGATTCGGTGCTCGAAACGGCCATCCCCTACAAGGGCGCGGTGCTCAATGGCCTGGCCGATTTCTGGTTTGCCAAAACCGCGCACATCATTCCCAACCACGTGCTGAAATTGGTGGACGCCAACGCCATGCTGGTGAAGGAAGCGCAGCCGATTAAGGTGGAAATGGTTGTGCGCCAGTACCTGACGGGCTCGATGTGGCGCGGCTACCAGGCCGGGCAGCGCACGTTTTCGGGCGTGACGGTGCCCGACGGGCTGACCCAGAACCAGGCCTTCCCGCAGGCTATCCTGACTCCTACTACCAAGGAGGAGTCGGACCGCGAAATCACCCCCGAAAACCTGGTGAGCGAGGGCTGGGTGAGCAAGGAGCTGTACGACCAGATGGGCGAGAAGTCGCTGGCACTGTTCGCTTTAGGTTCGCAGCTGCTGGCCGAGAAGGGCATCATCCTGGTTGATACCAAGTACGAGTTTGGCTTGCTCGATGGCCAGTTGATTTTAATCGACGAGATGCACACGCCGGACTCGTCGCGCTTCTGGGCGGCCGACGACTACGCGGCCAACCCGCTCACTGCCACGCAGATGGACAAGGAGTACGTGCGCCAGTGGCTGATTGCCAACAAGAAAGACGGCCAGTACCCCCGCGCCCTCACCCCGGAAGTGACCCAGGAAGCCAGCCGCCGCTACCTCGACATCTACCAGCGCATCACCGGCCAGACTCTGCCCGCGGCGGAAACCGCCGAAGCCGGGGCCCCCGGCTCGGGCCGCCAGGATGCCCGCGCCCGCCTGGTGGCCAACCTGGTGCAAGCCGGCATCATGAAGGAAGCTTAG
- the pyrF gene encoding orotidine-5'-phosphate decarboxylase yields the protein MQQLITRVHSANSLLCVGLDPIGTDAEVVVRLRQVVAETHTYAAAFKPNLAFFLSREAGVALLKSTIQGIPADIPVILDGKFGDIANTADHYARFAYDVVGAHGVTVNPYMGDDAIRPFARPGKLVFSLAKTSNKPAHNLQDQALAHGGHLSDLAAQVARQLDEELPEAIIGLVVGATEPAAMARVRAACPRQWFLVPGIGAQGGDLAATLKAGLRKDGSGVLINASRSIWQAADAGKAAQELRDQINEFRVVRA from the coding sequence ATGCAACAGCTGATTACCCGCGTTCATTCGGCCAACTCGCTACTCTGCGTGGGCCTCGACCCCATCGGCACGGACGCCGAAGTGGTGGTGCGCCTGCGCCAAGTGGTGGCTGAAACCCACACTTACGCGGCGGCTTTCAAGCCGAATTTGGCTTTTTTTCTAAGTCGGGAAGCTGGCGTGGCGCTGCTTAAAAGCACCATCCAGGGCATTCCCGCAGATATTCCGGTGATTTTGGACGGTAAGTTTGGCGACATTGCCAATACGGCCGACCACTACGCCCGCTTCGCCTACGACGTGGTGGGGGCCCACGGCGTGACCGTGAACCCTTACATGGGCGACGACGCCATCCGGCCCTTTGCCCGGCCTGGCAAGCTGGTGTTCTCGCTGGCTAAGACCTCCAACAAGCCCGCCCACAACCTGCAAGACCAGGCCCTGGCCCACGGCGGCCACCTCAGCGACCTGGCCGCCCAGGTGGCCCGGCAGCTCGACGAGGAGCTGCCCGAGGCCATCATTGGCCTTGTGGTGGGCGCCACCGAGCCCGCTGCCATGGCCCGCGTGCGGGCCGCCTGCCCGCGGCAGTGGTTCCTGGTGCCCGGCATCGGGGCCCAGGGCGGCGACTTGGCCGCCACGCTAAAGGCCGGCCTGCGCAAAGACGGCAGCGGTGTGCTCATCAACGCCTCGCGCAGCATCTGGCAAGCAGCCGATGCCGGGAAGGCGGCGCAGGAGCTGCGCGACCAGATTAATGAGTTTCGCGTGGTAAGGGCTTAA
- a CDS encoding GNAT family N-acetyltransferase — protein sequence MAIFIRRLGLADSQVYQEIRLTSLAESPASFGASYQEESRLDGAGFATLIDAAAKTAFVLGAFDDDALIGICRFTQEERRKTRHRGSLQSMYVRPAYGGQGVGSLLLQQAVAEAFANPDIQLILLGVVADNAAANRLYERLGFEEYGALPHYLLVSGNYYTMRFMALKRPAVIPETHA from the coding sequence ATGGCAATTTTCATTCGTCGGCTTGGTCTGGCTGACAGCCAAGTATATCAGGAGATTCGGCTGACCAGCTTAGCCGAGTCCCCGGCCAGCTTTGGGGCTTCTTACCAGGAAGAAAGCCGGTTGGATGGAGCGGGCTTTGCAACGCTTATTGACGCAGCGGCTAAAACGGCGTTCGTCCTGGGCGCTTTTGATGATGATGCGTTGATTGGCATTTGCCGGTTCACCCAGGAAGAAAGGCGCAAAACCCGGCACCGCGGCAGCCTCCAGTCCATGTACGTGCGCCCGGCCTACGGCGGCCAAGGCGTTGGAAGCCTGCTGTTGCAGCAAGCGGTGGCAGAGGCGTTCGCCAACCCGGACATCCAGCTGATTTTGCTGGGGGTGGTGGCGGACAACGCCGCGGCCAACCGCCTGTACGAGCGCCTGGGATTTGAAGAATACGGTGCCCTGCCGCACTACTTACTAGTGAGCGGCAATTATTACACCATGCGGTTTATGGCGTTGAAGCGCCCGGCCGTCATCCCCGAAACCCACGCATGA
- a CDS encoding phosphoribosylformylglycinamidine synthase subunit PurL — MTLTDLEPTTHTIQLTLKPGQHDGDGHRVAAAAARHLGLATGRVRTAARYTVRYGTLSTEQLHAFATRCLADPVLHDVTLNEVVAPVPGFAAYILVARGPGVTDDEGTSAQNALADFLNEPIDTRTQHIFSKRLYLLEHDLPTADLRRLAEELLGNKMINRFEVGRVADGIRDYTPRPGGGAEAITETISLTGLSDGALVQLSKDNIYALNLEEMRAVRAYYAAPATQATRRAQGLPADPTDCELEIIAQTWSEHCKHKEFSAVINYRDLATGEEKQIDSLFKTYIKDATSEVDRQLRANGNDWLVKVFSDNAGAVRINADSLFVWKVETHNSPSAIDPYGGAITGILGNNRDPLATGIGGARLLFNTNVLCFGNPAYDGPLLTGQLHPRRILEGVRKGIEDGGNKSGVPTVNGAIVFDDRYRGKPLVYCGTGAVMPMQFAGLDSWEKKIDAGDRIVMAGGRVGKDGIHGATFSSIELDESAPATAVQIGSPITQKLAMDFLLLAARRGLLKCSTDNGAGGLSSSVGELAGISGGAVVELEKVPLKYPGLRPWEIFVSESQERFTLVVEPARMAELLALGLEMEVEVTDIGHFTSDGSLDVNFDGQPVARLALAFLHDGVPRKTLEAEYEKPAATEPKIPTQTDYTGTLRQLLGALNICSRESVIRQYDHEVKGRTIVKPLMGATGQAPQDAAVVRFNFESWEGVAVSNGILPRYGDLDAYQMSAGSFDEAVRQIIAVGGKLPNLSPGDGIFWSVNDNFCVPDSVYDPAINPDGKQKLAKLVQMCEALRDATAAYCIPLTSGKDSMKNDFKADGVKISVPPTVLYSMTAKMEDVRRAITSDFKEAGDVIYLLGETYDELGGSEFYALHSELGAQVPRVRFAEAKALYTLIGQANDGALIQSCHDLSDGGLAVALAEATFGYGCGASVELPESALPLATQLFSESHSRFVATMAPADVVAFEALLGGRATRLGVVTDDGQLTVRHAGETVIRAPAAELRHTWSNGPVNQLLGVDELAGFGESAGY; from the coding sequence ATGACTTTGACGGATTTGGAACCGACCACCCATACCATCCAACTCACCCTCAAGCCGGGCCAGCACGACGGCGACGGCCACCGGGTGGCGGCCGCGGCGGCGCGCCACCTGGGCCTGGCTACCGGCCGCGTGCGCACCGCCGCCCGCTACACGGTGCGCTACGGGACCCTGAGCACGGAGCAGCTGCACGCCTTTGCCACCCGCTGCCTCGCCGACCCCGTCCTGCACGACGTAACCCTGAACGAAGTCGTGGCCCCCGTGCCCGGCTTTGCTGCTTATATTCTGGTGGCCAGGGGCCCCGGCGTGACCGACGACGAGGGTACCAGCGCCCAGAATGCGCTGGCTGACTTTCTCAACGAGCCGATTGACACGCGCACGCAGCATATTTTCAGCAAGCGCCTGTACTTGCTGGAGCACGACCTGCCCACCGCCGACCTGCGCCGCCTGGCCGAAGAGCTGCTGGGCAACAAGATGATTAACCGCTTCGAGGTAGGCCGCGTGGCCGACGGCATCCGCGACTATACGCCGCGGCCCGGCGGCGGCGCGGAGGCCATTACCGAAACGATTTCGCTCACCGGCCTCAGCGATGGGGCCCTAGTGCAGCTCTCGAAGGACAACATCTACGCCCTGAACCTGGAGGAAATGCGCGCCGTGCGCGCCTACTACGCGGCCCCCGCCACCCAGGCCACGCGCCGCGCCCAGGGCCTGCCCGCCGACCCCACGGACTGCGAGCTGGAAATCATCGCCCAAACGTGGTCGGAGCACTGCAAGCACAAGGAGTTCAGCGCCGTTATTAATTACCGCGATTTGGCGACGGGGGAGGAGAAGCAGATTGACTCGCTCTTCAAAACCTACATCAAAGACGCCACCTCGGAAGTGGACCGCCAGCTGCGGGCCAACGGCAACGACTGGCTGGTTAAAGTGTTCAGCGACAACGCCGGGGCCGTGCGCATCAACGCCGATTCGCTGTTTGTGTGGAAGGTAGAAACCCACAATTCGCCCTCGGCCATCGACCCCTACGGCGGGGCCATCACCGGCATTTTGGGCAATAACCGCGACCCGCTGGCCACCGGCATCGGCGGGGCCCGGCTGCTGTTCAACACCAACGTGCTCTGCTTCGGCAACCCCGCCTACGACGGGCCTCTGCTGACCGGCCAGCTGCACCCGCGCCGCATTCTGGAAGGCGTGCGCAAGGGCATTGAGGACGGCGGCAATAAGTCGGGCGTGCCCACGGTGAACGGCGCCATCGTGTTCGACGACCGCTACCGCGGCAAGCCGCTGGTGTACTGCGGCACCGGGGCCGTGATGCCGATGCAGTTCGCGGGCCTCGACTCGTGGGAGAAAAAGATTGACGCCGGCGACCGGATTGTGATGGCCGGCGGCCGCGTGGGCAAGGACGGCATCCACGGGGCCACGTTTTCTTCGATTGAATTGGACGAAAGCGCCCCGGCCACGGCCGTGCAAATCGGCTCGCCGATTACCCAAAAGCTAGCGATGGATTTCCTGCTCCTCGCCGCCCGCCGGGGCCTGCTCAAGTGCAGCACCGATAACGGCGCGGGCGGCCTGTCGTCGTCCGTGGGCGAGCTGGCCGGCATCAGCGGCGGCGCGGTGGTGGAGCTGGAAAAAGTGCCGTTGAAGTATCCTGGCCTGCGGCCCTGGGAGATTTTTGTGAGCGAGTCGCAGGAGCGGTTTACGCTGGTGGTAGAGCCCGCCCGGATGGCCGAATTACTGGCTTTGGGCCTGGAAATGGAAGTGGAGGTGACCGATATCGGCCACTTCACCAGCGACGGCTCGCTGGACGTGAACTTCGACGGGCAGCCCGTGGCGCGCCTGGCACTGGCGTTTCTGCACGACGGCGTGCCGCGCAAAACGCTGGAGGCCGAATATGAAAAGCCCGCCGCCACCGAGCCGAAAATCCCGACCCAAACCGACTACACCGGCACGCTGCGCCAGCTGCTGGGGGCCCTGAATATCTGCTCCCGCGAATCGGTCATCCGGCAGTACGACCACGAGGTGAAGGGCCGCACGATTGTGAAGCCGCTGATGGGCGCCACCGGCCAGGCCCCGCAGGACGCGGCCGTGGTGCGCTTCAACTTCGAGAGCTGGGAGGGCGTGGCCGTGAGTAACGGCATTTTGCCCCGCTACGGCGATTTGGACGCTTACCAGATGTCGGCCGGCTCGTTTGACGAGGCGGTGCGCCAGATTATTGCCGTGGGCGGCAAATTGCCGAACCTGTCGCCGGGCGACGGGATTTTCTGGTCAGTGAACGACAACTTCTGCGTACCCGACTCGGTGTACGACCCCGCCATCAACCCCGACGGCAAGCAGAAGCTGGCCAAGCTGGTGCAGATGTGCGAGGCCCTGCGCGACGCCACGGCCGCCTACTGCATCCCGCTCACGAGCGGCAAGGACAGCATGAAGAACGACTTCAAGGCCGACGGCGTGAAGATTTCCGTGCCGCCCACCGTGCTCTACTCCATGACGGCGAAGATGGAGGACGTGCGCCGCGCCATCACCTCCGATTTCAAGGAGGCCGGCGACGTTATCTACCTGCTCGGCGAAACCTACGACGAGCTGGGCGGCTCCGAGTTCTACGCCCTGCACAGCGAGCTGGGGGCCCAGGTGCCCCGGGTGCGCTTCGCGGAAGCCAAGGCGCTGTACACGCTCATCGGCCAGGCCAACGACGGGGCCCTCATCCAGTCGTGCCACGACCTGAGCGACGGCGGCCTCGCCGTGGCGCTGGCCGAGGCCACGTTCGGCTACGGCTGCGGCGCTTCGGTGGAGCTGCCCGAAAGTGCATTGCCCCTGGCCACGCAGCTATTTTCGGAGTCGCACTCGCGCTTTGTGGCCACTATGGCCCCGGCCGATGTGGTGGCTTTTGAAGCGCTGCTGGGCGGCCGCGCCACGCGCCTGGGCGTCGTCACCGACGATGGCCAGCTGACCGTGCGCCACGCCGGCGAAACGGTCATTAGGGCCCCGGCGGCCGAGTTGCGGCACACCTGGTCAAACGGGCCTGTTAATCAATTGCTTGGCGTGGACGAGCTGGCGGGCTTCGGCGAGTCGGCTGGGTACTAA
- a CDS encoding phosphoribosylformylglycinamidine synthase subunit PurQ: MAQDSQGLVHKVQSPAQDGAVRALVLTGFGINCEEEIAAAYRLAGAQATIVHLNQVLHGAVSIHDFDVLTFPGGFSFGDDLGSGVVLANKLRYRQTGPGGRTLLDDIKQFVADGKFVLGICNGFQVLVKLGLLPNLGGDVTPEVTLTHNASGRYEDRWVRLRVNPLSKTPFLKGLDVLEVPVRHGEGRLVVPDAATRGALQAAGLNCLSYIDAAGDGTSEYPHNPNGADLNCAGLTDPTGQVFGLMPHPEAFLSAFNHPDWARRRRQNPGAPEEGAGLQIFKNIVEHIAQKHSVLAN; this comes from the coding sequence ATGGCACAAGACTCGCAAGGGCTAGTACATAAAGTTCAATCACCGGCACAAGATGGCGCCGTGCGGGCCCTCGTGCTCACCGGCTTCGGCATCAATTGCGAAGAGGAAATTGCGGCCGCCTACCGGCTCGCCGGGGCCCAGGCCACCATTGTGCACCTCAACCAGGTGCTGCACGGCGCGGTGAGCATCCACGATTTTGACGTGCTGACCTTCCCCGGTGGGTTCTCGTTTGGCGACGACCTGGGCTCGGGCGTGGTGCTGGCCAATAAGCTGCGCTACCGCCAGACGGGCCCCGGCGGCCGTACCCTGCTCGACGACATCAAGCAGTTCGTAGCCGATGGCAAGTTCGTGCTCGGCATCTGCAACGGCTTCCAGGTGCTGGTGAAGCTGGGCCTGCTGCCCAACCTGGGCGGCGACGTGACGCCCGAAGTGACCTTGACGCACAACGCCTCGGGCCGCTACGAGGACCGCTGGGTGCGCCTGCGCGTCAATCCGCTGTCGAAGACGCCTTTCCTTAAAGGCCTCGATGTGCTGGAGGTGCCCGTGCGCCACGGCGAAGGCCGCCTCGTGGTGCCCGACGCCGCCACCCGTGGGGCCCTGCAAGCGGCCGGCCTCAACTGCCTTTCCTATATAGATGCGGCCGGCGACGGCACCAGCGAGTACCCCCACAACCCCAACGGCGCCGACCTCAACTGCGCTGGCCTCACCGACCCCACTGGGCAGGTGTTCGGCCTGATGCCGCACCCCGAGGCGTTCCTCTCGGCCTTCAACCACCCCGACTGGGCCCGCCGCCGCCGCCAAAACCCGGGGGCCCCGGAAGAGGGGGCGGGGCTTCAAATTTTCAAGAATATTGTGGAGCACATTGCTCAAAAGCACTCGGTTTTAGCCAACTAG
- a CDS encoding sigma-54-dependent transcriptional regulator translates to MEAPLPLSIFIVEDNEWYGELLLHQLGRNPDHRVQRFSTASECLAQMAREVPDVITLDYSLPDADGEHTLRQLRERAPQAAIVVISGQEDVATAVTLLRLGAHDYLVKDASTGERLWNLLGQVRQQVRLRRENEQLRQQLDARNAGASAPILGAHPTILRLQELISKAARTTITVSVSGETGTGKELVAQAIHARSERAGRPFVAVNMAAIPRELLESELFGHEKGAFTGAVARRVGRFEEADGGTLFLDEVADLELSLQAKLLRVLQERELVRVGGRQRVAFDVRLVVATHHDLLTEVQAGRFREDLYYRLLGLPIALPPLRERGPDVLLLAEAFVQTFCQRNNLPPRRFGDDARQRLLAHPFPGNVRELKAVVELAAVLAEGDLIRSPDLSLRGPAPAAGSGPARTLREETTRLVQECLDALGGDVLATADRLGVGKSTIYRMIKQRSVQVR, encoded by the coding sequence ATGGAAGCACCTCTTCCTTTAAGCATATTTATTGTAGAAGACAACGAGTGGTACGGCGAGTTGCTGCTCCACCAGCTGGGCCGCAACCCCGACCACCGCGTGCAGCGCTTTAGCACGGCCAGCGAGTGCCTGGCCCAAATGGCCAGGGAGGTACCCGACGTCATCACCCTGGACTACTCGCTGCCCGACGCCGACGGCGAACACACGCTGCGCCAACTGCGCGAGCGGGCCCCCCAGGCGGCCATCGTGGTTATTTCGGGGCAGGAGGACGTGGCCACCGCCGTAACCTTGCTGCGCCTGGGGGCCCACGACTACCTCGTGAAGGATGCCTCGACCGGCGAGCGCCTGTGGAACCTGCTGGGCCAGGTACGCCAACAGGTGCGCCTGCGCCGCGAAAACGAACAGTTGCGCCAGCAGCTCGATGCCCGCAACGCCGGTGCCAGCGCGCCCATCCTGGGCGCGCACCCCACCATACTGCGCTTGCAGGAACTCATCAGCAAGGCGGCGCGCACCACCATCACGGTGAGTGTCAGCGGCGAAACCGGAACCGGCAAGGAGCTGGTGGCTCAGGCCATCCACGCGCGCTCGGAGCGGGCGGGCCGGCCGTTTGTAGCCGTGAACATGGCCGCCATTCCGCGCGAGCTGCTCGAAAGCGAGCTGTTTGGGCACGAAAAGGGAGCCTTCACGGGGGCCGTGGCGCGGCGCGTGGGGCGCTTTGAAGAGGCCGACGGCGGCACGCTGTTTCTCGACGAGGTGGCCGACCTGGAGCTAAGCCTGCAAGCCAAGCTGCTACGGGTGTTGCAGGAGCGCGAGCTGGTACGGGTGGGCGGGCGCCAGCGGGTGGCATTCGACGTGCGCCTGGTGGTGGCCACCCACCACGATTTGCTGACCGAGGTACAGGCCGGGCGCTTCCGCGAAGACCTGTACTACCGCCTGCTGGGCCTGCCCATTGCCTTGCCGCCGCTGCGCGAGCGGGGCCCCGACGTGCTGCTGCTGGCCGAGGCCTTCGTGCAGACGTTTTGCCAGCGCAACAACCTGCCGCCGCGCCGCTTCGGCGACGACGCCCGGCAGCGGCTGCTGGCCCACCCCTTCCCCGGCAACGTGCGCGAGCTGAAGGCCGTGGTGGAGCTAGCCGCCGTGCTGGCCGAAGGCGACCTGATCCGCAGCCCCGACCTGTCGCTGCGGGGCCCCGCCCCGGCGGCCGGCAGCGGGCCCGCGCGCACGTTGCGCGAGGAAACCACCCGGCTCGTGCAGGAGTGCCTCGACGCGCTGGGCGGCGACGTGCTGGCCACGGCCGACCGCCTGGGGGTGGGCAAATCCACCATTTACCGCATGATTAAGCAGCGGTCCGTGCAAGTGCGCTGA
- a CDS encoding amino acid--tRNA ligase-related protein — protein MDSNTLAPEVAAALASAHAGNCNLSTEPKRMAVIKVWDAMFRGARKYVESEHFLAVHNMPHIVGASGACENTDTLFTIDWYDGKKMFLPQSNQLYIEMLTQKVESGRVYGEIQSFRKELKADNYRLVDIKFFNVRNNDDDPRVVNSTDLLLPLAGESAGADERELDGAKLRHKLKPSSMPAGLIRQGMKLKDFAWYLALPPAERSATALGRWRGHGPRGSVHPRPDRHPLLRIVPHQPRERYLVDPQ, from the coding sequence ATGGATTCCAACACGCTCGCTCCGGAAGTAGCTGCTGCCCTTGCTTCGGCCCACGCTGGCAACTGCAACTTGAGCACCGAGCCCAAGCGGATGGCCGTGATTAAGGTGTGGGACGCCATGTTCCGCGGGGCTCGCAAATACGTGGAATCGGAGCATTTCCTGGCCGTGCACAACATGCCCCACATCGTGGGCGCGAGCGGCGCTTGCGAGAACACCGACACGCTGTTCACCATCGATTGGTACGACGGCAAGAAAATGTTCCTGCCTCAGTCGAACCAGCTCTACATCGAGATGCTGACCCAAAAGGTGGAAAGCGGCCGCGTGTACGGCGAAATTCAGAGCTTCCGCAAGGAGCTGAAGGCCGACAACTACCGCCTGGTTGACATCAAGTTCTTCAACGTGCGCAACAACGACGACGACCCCCGCGTGGTGAACTCGACCGACTTGCTGCTGCCGCTGGCCGGCGAGTCGGCCGGTGCGGACGAGCGCGAGCTTGACGGCGCTAAGCTGCGCCATAAGCTGAAACCCAGCTCGATGCCGGCCGGCCTCATCCGCCAGGGCATGAAGCTCAAAGACTTCGCGTGGTACCTTGCGCTTCCACCAGCAGAACGAAGTGCAACTGCACTCGGGCGCTGGCGTGGGCATGGCCCACGTGGCTCCGTTCATCCCAGGCCAGATCGACATCCGCTACTGCGCATCGTTCCTCATCAACCGCGAGAACGTTATCTAGTTGACCCACAGTAG